In one window of Zingiber officinale cultivar Zhangliang chromosome 11A, Zo_v1.1, whole genome shotgun sequence DNA:
- the LOC122031742 gene encoding ankyrin repeat-containing protein At5g02620-like, producing MEKQPRIGALEKLQSLRSFRMDKQKSFRLGDRQRSFKERKNKDSPGKRGDLDLHLAARAGNALHVQMILSECSEEQTKELIYKQNQDGETALYVAAEKGHVEVVREILKVSDIQSAGIKANSSYDSFHIAAKQGHLEVLRDLLQCFPALAMTTNSLTSTAFDTAATQGHVDIVNLLLETDASLAKIARNNGKTALHSAARFGHVDVVKAILEKDPTIGLRTDKKGQTAFHMAVKGQNVEILMALLEPDKSIVNLEDSKGNRPLHMATRKGNPKIVQALLQVEGVEVNAVNKAGETALSIAEKLSNEDIAAILREFGAVVAKEPANTATAAKQLKQTVSDIKHDVQFQLKQTRQTEMKVQKIKKRLKKLHLGGLNNAINSNTVVAVLIATVAFAAIFQLPGSFVSDPEEGFTPGQAYIAESAAFIIFLISDSLALFISLAVVVVQTSLIVIEQKAKMRMVFVMNKLMWLACLFISVSFISLTYVVVGKHDLWLAWSTMAIGATIMLTTLGSMIYFVIIHRIEEKNMRNIRRNSRSRSHSLPMSVGSDSELLNSEYKRMYAL from the exons ATGGAGAAACAAccaagaatcggagcactggagAAGTTGCAGAGCCTCCGGAGCTTTCGCATGGACAAGCAAAAAAGCTTTCGTTTGGGAGACAGACAGCGAAGCTTCAAAGAAAGGAAGAACAAGGATAGCCCCGGAAAACGAGGGGATCTGGATCTCCACCTCGCTGCTAGGGCTGGCAACGCATTGCATGTGCAGATGATACTCTCGGAGTGCAGTGAGGAGCAGACGAAGGAGTTGATCTACAAGCAGAACCAGGACGGTGAGACTGCGTTGTATGTTGCTGCAGAAAAGGGTCATGTGGAGGTTGTTAGGGAAATATTGAAGGTCTCAGACATTCAATCAGCTGGCATCAAGGCCAACAGCAGCTATGATTCATTTCATATTGCTGCTAAGCAGGGACATCTTG AAGTTTTGAGGGATCTCTTGCAGTGTTTCCCCGCACTAGCCATGACCACAAATTCACTGACTTCCACAGCCTTCGACACTGCCGCAACTCAAGGACATGTTGATATTGTTAATCTGCTGCTAGAAACTGATGCAAGCCTTGCTAAGATTGCGAGGAATAATGGGAAAACAGCCTTACATTCTGCAGCAAGATTTGGACATGTTGATGTGGTAAAGGCCATCCTAGAAAAAGATCCTACCATCGGTTTGAGGACTGATAAGAAGGGGCAGACAGCATTTCACATGGCTGTGAAGGGCCAAAATGTTGAAATCTTAATGGCATTGCTGGAGCCTGATAAATCAATAGTCAATTTGGAAGATAGTAAGGGAAATAGACCTTTGCACATGGCTACAAGGAAGGGCAACCCAAAG ATTGTGCAAGCCTTGCTACAAGTTGAAGGGGTTGAGGTAAATGCAGTGAATAAAGCAGGTGAAACTGCCCTCAGCATTGCTGAAAAGTTGTCAAATGAAGATATTGCTGCTATTCTGAGAGAATTTGGTGCAGTTGTTGCTAAAGAACCAGCAAATACAGCAACGGCTGCGAAGCAACTGAAGCAAACAGTCAGCGACATAAAACACGATGTTCAATTTCAACTCAAACAAACCCGTCAAACCGAAATGAAGGTGCAGAAGATCAAAAAGAGGCTTAAGAAGCTGCACCTTGGAGGTCTCAATAACGCCATCAATTCCAACACTGTGGTTGCAGTTCTCATTGCCACTGTGGCGTTTGCAGCCATATTCCAACTGCCGGGCTCCTTTGTTTCAGATCCTGAAGAGGGCTTTACCCCTGGACAAGCCTACATTGCGGAAAGCGCAGCATTCATCATATTTTTAATCTCCGATTCTTTGGCTTTGTTCATCTCACTGGCTGTGGTAGTTGTTCAGACTTCCTTGATTGTCATTGAGCAGAAAGCGAAGATGAGGATGGTTTTTGTGATGAACAAATTGATGTGGCTGGCCTGCCTCTTCATATCGGTTTCCTTCATCTCTCTTACATATGTAGTCGTGGGAAAGCATGATTTGTGGTTGGCTTGGTCAACTATGGCGATTGGTGCTACAATTATGCTGACCACTTTGGGTTCAATGATTTACTTCGTAATTATTCACAGGATCGAAGAAAAGAACATGAGAAACATAAGAAGGAACTCGAGGAGCAGGTCTCACTCCTTGCCTATGTCAGTTGGCTCAGACTCAGAGTTACTGAATAGCGAGTACAAGAGGATGTATGCTCTTTAG